In a single window of the uncultured Methanobrevibacter sp. genome:
- a CDS encoding transcription elongation factor Spt5, with protein sequence MEESNSSIYALKTSAGQERNVARLLARKARTIDGIGISSILVPESLKGYILVESSTKIDLRNPDLKVQHLRGVVEGSVGITFEEAKRFLKPEPIISSIQKGSIVELISGPFKGERAKVVRIDESREEVVLELIEAAVPIPVTVKADQIRIIQKEAD encoded by the coding sequence ATGGAAGAATCTAATAGTTCCATATATGCTCTTAAGACCTCTGCAGGTCAAGAAAGGAATGTAGCTAGACTTCTGGCTCGTAAAGCCAGAACTATTGATGGCATAGGTATTTCCTCAATTCTTGTCCCAGAATCTTTAAAAGGATATATTTTGGTTGAATCTTCAACAAAAATAGATCTGAGAAACCCTGATTTAAAAGTACAACATTTAAGAGGGGTTGTAGAAGGTAGTGTCGGAATTACCTTCGAAGAAGCAAAAAGATTCTTAAAACCAGAGCCAATTATTTCCTCAATTCAAAAAGGAAGTATTGTTGAGCTTATTTCTGGTCCGTTCAAAGGTGAAAGGGCGAAAGTGGTTCGTATTGATGAATCACGTGAAGAAGTCGTCCTTGAGTTAATAGAGGCAGCAGTACCTATTCCAGTTACTGTTAAAGCTGATCAAATTAGAATAATTCAAAAGGAGGCTGACTGA
- a CDS encoding protein translocase SEC61 complex subunit gamma, whose product MNVQESFDKFIKDSKRVLKVSRKPDAKEYRELAKVVSIGVLIIGVIGFVIVLLGSLIGI is encoded by the coding sequence ATGAATGTACAAGAAAGTTTTGATAAATTTATAAAAGACAGTAAAAGAGTATTAAAAGTATCTAGAAAACCTGACGCAAAGGAATACAGAGAATTAGCTAAGGTAGTATCTATTGGGGTTCTCATAATAGGTGTTATTGGTTTTGTTATTGTATTATTAGGTTCCTTGATTGGTATCTAA